ATTTCGGGCCGGCGCGACCCGGAACGGTGGAGATGGCACGGCGGTCGCCCCCCGCGTGAACGGGAAGGTCTGGAGGGGCCACCTGGGGCCCCCTCCAGGCTAAAAATCAGGCTTGGAGGAGGCACGGTCGTCGCACCTCGCGCGAAACGGGGAGGTCTGGAGGGGGCCACCTGGGGCCCCCTCCAGCCTAAAAATCAGGTTTGGAGGGGGTCGGTCGTCGGGCCTCGCGCGAATGGGGAGGTCTGGAGGGGCGCGCCGCGTGCCCCCTCCAACCTAAAACGGCGCTTCGGCCTCCAGGCGCTCGGTCAGGTCACGCGCATGGCGCCGGAACTCGTCGCGTTCCGCGGCGGGAATCGGCTCACCGGGAATGAACTTCTCGGACAGCGGGTTCACGAATCGACCACGCTTGATGACGCGGTAGTCCAGGTGCGGCCCCGTGGACAGGCCGGTCGAGCCGACGTAGCCGATGACCTGCCGCTGGCTCACCCGGGTCCCGCGCCTGATACGGGCCGCCACTCGCGAGAGATGGTTGTAGAGCGTCTCGTAGCCGGAGCGGTGGCGCAGGTGGACCTGGATGCCGTTGCCGCCGTTCCAGCCCGCCCGGAGCACGACCCCATCGGCCACGGCGCGCACCGGCGTGCCCACGGGCGCCCCGTAGTCGATGGCCAGGTGAGGCCGCACCCCGCCCAGGACCGGGTGCGGGCGCGCCCACGTGAAGCCGGAAGTGATGCGCGTGAACTGAAGCGGCGACTTGAGGAAGCTCTTGCGCAGCGAGCGGCCATCGAGGTCGTAGAAGGCGTAGCGATCCTTGGCGGGCGTCCAGCCGATCCCCGTCAGCACCCGCTTGTCGCTGGCGTACTGGGCGGCGAGCACGTGCCCGTAGTTGACGAAGGTGTCGCCCGCGTAGCGCTTCTCGACGATCAGGCGGAAGCGGTCGCCGGGCCGGGGGTCGGCGGTGAAATCGAAGTCCCACTCGAAGATGCTGACGACGTCGTGCACGAGCGAGGCCGACTCACCGGCCTGCTCGATGGCCTCGAACAGCGAGCGCTCGACGCGCCCCTGGACCGTGACGACCCTGACGTCGGGCGTCGTCTCCAGGCGCTTGACGATCCAGGTGTCCTCATCGGCCACGGCCGCATAGCCCAGCCAGGGGCTCGGCTGCACCGTTACGGCGGACGGGGTGTCGGCCGGGCTCCAGGCGATCTCGATTCCGTCCCGGGGCCGCAGGCGCCTGACCTCGAGCCCGTTGCGGGCGAGCGCGGCGGTCACCTCGCGGGCGACGCTGGCCTCCATGCCGGCTCGGACCAGCGCCTTCACCAGGGTGTCGCCCCGCCGGAGCTTGACGGTCTGCATTCGCAGCGGCGGTGCCGGGGCCGGGGGCTCCTCCACGAGGGCGACCGTCGCCTCGGGCTTGCTCGGCGCCGGCCCCTGCCACCACCAGACGAGACTCCCGGTCCCCAGCAAGGCGACGGTCCCGACCACAGCCAGGGCCAGGCGGGTACCCCATATCCGCATGGCCTCTATATTAGCCGGGTTGACAGGGCCGCAAACTCAGGAATTGTGAGAGTTTCAGCGCGGCGTCCGGGGTCGATCCCCGTGGCGTCCGCCGCCGCCCGGACGGCCCCGGGGGCCATGCCCAGGCTGCCCGCCAGGGCGTTGGCCAGAGTCTTGCGGCGATGGGCAAAAGCTGCGCGAACCACGCTGCTGAAGCGGGGCTCATCCGAGACCGCCACCCTGGGCGTGGGAAGGACCCGCAGGTGGACGACGGCTGACTCCACCCGGGGTGGCGGCCGGAAGGCCCCGGGTGGCACGTGCAGGGCCACGCGGACCTCGCAGTACAGCTGGGTCAGGACGCTCAGGCTTCCGTAGGTCCGGCCGCCCGGCGGCGCGGCCACCCGATCGGCGACCTCGCGCTGCAGCATGAGCGCCATCTCGTCGATGGCGGTACGGGCTTGCACGAGGGATTGCAGGATCGGCTTGGCGACGCTGTAGGGAAGGTTGCCGACGACGACCACCCGTCCCCCCGAGGGCCTCGGCAGCGACCGGTAGCTCCACCGGCGGGCATCCGCTTCCAGCACCTCGACCCCGGGAAAGCGGGTCCGCAGCCGGGCCACCAGGGCCGGATCGATCTCCAGCGCGATCACCCGGCCCGCGCGCCGCTCGAGCTCGGCGGTCAGGGCCCCTTCGCCCGGCCCGATCTCGACCACGAGATCCCGCGGGCCGGGCGCGACCAGGTCCACGATGGCGCGCGCGGTCCGAGGATCCCGCAGGAAGTGCTGGCCCAGCGCGCGTCGCTTCGTGTCCTTCATGGTGGGGTTAGCGTCGCGCCCGGGCCTGCTGCTCCGCCATGAGCGCGGCGTGCACGCGCCACACCTGAGCCTCGGTGGCGGCGCGGTCGCCGGAGTTGTCGATGACGTGATCGGCCAGCTTGGCCTTCTCGGCCAGCGGCATCTGGCTGGCGATCCGCCGCCGGGCCTCCTCCTCGTCGAGCCCATCGCGGGCCCGGAGCCGGGCCAGCTGAGTGGCCTCGTCGGCGATCACCACGACGAGCCGATCCATCTGCCGGTAGGCGCCGCTCTCGACGATGACGGCGGCATCGAAGATCACGACGCCGCCGAAGCCGGCCCCGGCCAGCGCGGCGAGCCGGCTGGCCAGCCGCTCCCGGATGCGCGGATGGGTGATCGCTTCCAGCCGTCGCCGGCGGCCGGCGTCGGCGAAGACCACCGCGGCCAGGGCTTTGCGATCGAGCCGGCCGTCGGGGGCCAGCACGCCGGTCCCGAACTCGCGCACGATGTCGGCCAGGGCCGGCTCGCCCGGCTCGACCACCTCGCGCGCCAGGACGTCGGCGTCGATCACCGGGCAACCGAGGTTCCGGAACATCGCGGCCACCGTGCTCTTGCCCGTGGCGATGCCGCCGGTGAGCCCGACCAGGAGGAAGGGACGGCTCACACCTCCGACCAGTCCATGCCGGACTTGATGTCCACGACGACCGGCACCCGCAGGGGCACCGCGGCGCCCATGATCTCGCGAGCCAGGTCCTCCACCGCCGACGCCTCGTCGGGCGGGGCTTCGAACAGCAACTCGTCGTGAACCTGCAAGAGCATCCGGGTGCGCAGCCCGCGGGCGGTCAAGGCGGCCTGCATCCGGACCATGGCGATCTTGATCATGTCGCTGGCCGTCCCCTGCACCGGCGCGTTCATGGCCATGCGCTCGGCCGCGTTGCGGGCCACCGGGTTGTGGCTCTTGAGATCCGGCAGATAGCGGCGCCGACCGAGCAGCGTGCCGACCCACCCGCGCTGGCGGCCCTCCTCCAGGGTGCGATCGATGAAGGCCCGCACCCGGGGATGCGCCGCGAAGTACTCGTCGATGTAGCGCTGGGCCTCCCGCTGGTCGATCTTGGTGGCCTGGCTCAGCCCGAAGGCCGACACGCCGTACAGGATGGCGTAGTTGGCGCTCTTGGCGATGGTGCGCTGCAGCGGCGTGACCTCGGCGGCCGCCACCTTGAAGACTTCCGAGGCCGTCCGGGTGTGGATGTCCTCGCCGCGCTGAAAGGCCTCGATGATGGCCGGCTCCTCGCTGAGATGGGCGAGGATGCGCAGCTCGATCTGCGAGTAGTCGGCCGCCACGAACTTCCAGCCCTGGGCCGGGATGAAGGCCGCCCGGATGCGCCGGCCGAGCTCGGTGCGGATCGGGATGTTCATCAAATTCGGATCCTGAGAGCTGAGCCGGCCGGTGGAGGCCACCAGCTGGTTGAACGTCGTGTGGATCCGGCCGGTCGCCTCGTTGACCAGGCCCGGCAGGGCGTCGGCATAGGTGCCCTTGAGCTTGGCCAGCACCCGATGCTCGAGCACCTTGGCCGGCAGGGGGTGCCCGACGGCCAGCTCGGTCAGCACGTCGGCGTCGGTGGAGTATCCGGTCTTGGTTCGGCGCGCCCTGGGCAGCTTGAGCTTCTCGAACAGGATGCGGGCCAGCTGCTTGGGCGAGCCGATGGTGAACTCCTCGCCCGCCAGCTGATAGATCTCCCGGGTCAGCGCGTCGAGCTGCCGCTCCAGCTCCTTGCCGAAGGCCTCCAGCCGACCGGGATCGACCCGGATGCCGTGTCGCTCCATGACGGCCAGCACGGGCACCAGGGGCCGCTCGATGTCCTCGTAGAGCGCCCGCAGCTGCTCGCGCTCGAGCTCGGCGGCGGCGTGCTCCCAGTACCGGGCGACCCAGCGGGCGCGCGCGGCGAGGACGTTACCGCGGGCGTCCTCGGCCGTGGCGGGCCCCAGCGACGGCGGGCAGTCGCCGAAAGCCTCCATGCAGAGGTCCTCGATGCGATAGGTGGAGCGGGCCGAGTTGAGGAGGTACGCGGCCACCGCGCTGTCGTGGATGGTCGGAGGCCGGCCGGCGTGCTCCAGCCACCATTCGAGCAACGCTTTGCCGTCATGCATGATGAGCTCCCGACCGGCGAGCGCGCCGGCAGCCTCGACGGCTCGCTCCGCGACCACGGAGACGGCTCCCGCGGCGGGGTGGAAGAGGCCGAGGCCGTCGAGGCGTGGAACGGGCGGCCGCGCGTCGCCCGCCCAGTCGACGGCGACCGGGGTGGCGGCGGGCGCGCGCGCCAGCCAGGCGGCGATTGCGGCCGCATCCTCCAGCCGCGGGGTCGGCTCGGCCACGACCGAGGCCGCGCCGGTCTGGGCCGGTAGCTCCTTGAGCAGCCGACTGAACTCCATCTCCATCCAGAGGGCGCGCAGACGAATCCAGTCCGGCTCGACTCGGCGGAACGATTCCAGGTCGATGTCGAGCGGGACCTCGTGATTGAGCAGGGCGAGCTCCCGGGAGAGCAGCGCCTCCTTGCGCCCGGCGGCCAGGGTCTCGCGCAGCTTGCCGCCGACCAGGGGCAGATTGTCGTAGAGCCGGGCCACGCTGCCGAACTGAGCGATGAGCTTGACCGCCGTCTTCTCGCCCACCCCGCGCACGCCGGGAATGTTGTCGATGGCGTCGCCCATGAGGGCCAGGACGTCGGCGATCTGGGCCGGCTCCACCCCCCATCGCTCGCGCACCTTCGCCTCGTCGTACACGACGGACTCGCCCGTACGGCCCACGACGCTGAGCACCCGGACGCGGGGCCCGACGAGCTGCAGCAGATCCTTGTCGCCGGTGACCACCACGACGTCGAGGTCGTGCGCCAGGGCGCGCGTGACCAGCGTGGCCAGAACGTCGTCGGCCTCGTAGCCGGGCGCTTCGACCACCGGGAGACGCAGCGCCTCGAACAGGCGCCGCACGTAGGGGAGCTGGCGCACCAGGTCGTCGGGCATGCTCGTGCGGGTGGCCTTGTACTGGGCGAAGAGGGAGTCGCGGAACGTGGGGCCAGGGGCGTCCCAGGCGATCCCCAGGTATTCCGGCTGCTCCTCGCGAATCAGCTTCCACAGCATCGTGCTGAGAATGAGCACGGCGTGGCTGGGCATCCCCTTGGACGTCGAGAGGTAACCCACGGCGTGATAGGCCCGGAACAGGTGCGAATGTCCATCGACGATGTAGAAGCGGCTCATGTCACGGTGAGTATAGCGCCCGCCTTGCGGGCCCGCGGTCACGCTGTGGCCGGGGACCCGGCGTGCGGATTCGGCTTCATGACGTCCCGGTAGGCCGCGCGAACCGCCGTCGTGCGAGCCTGGTAGTCGGCCAGGAAGGCTTGCCGCGAGGCATAGCCCAGCGCGCTGGCGACCCGGGCCGGCATGGGACCCGCGAGATCCAGCGTGTCGGGCGGGCGCCCCGAGAGCAGCCGCAGGGCCGCGGAGACGCGCCGCAGGAAGTGGTAGTGCTCGGCCAGGCTCGTCGCCGTCGCCGGGGACAGCGCGCCCACCCGCCCCAGCGCGGCCAGGGCCGCCCGTGTGGAAGACAGGCGCACGTCGGGATGCCGATGGCCGTGCAGGAGCTGAAGCGCCTGGACGAGGAACTCGACGTCCACCAGGCCGCCCCGTCCGAGCTTGACGTGCCGGCGGCCGGGCGTCTCCCTGGCCAGCTCGAGCTCCATCCGCGTCCGCACGTCGGCGATCTCCTTGAGCCCGGACGCGGGGAGCGGTGTTCCGAAGACGTACCCTCGCAGCATGGCCCGCACGTGCCGCGCCAGCCCCCGATCGCCCAGGACGAGCCGGGCTCGGGTCAGGCTCTGCCGCTCCCAGAGGTCGGCGTAGTCCGTGTAATAGCGCCGGGCCGCGCTCAGACTGGCGGCGAAGCCGCTGCCCTTGCTGCCCGGCCGGAGGCGGAGATCGACGGGAAACGCGACCCCGGCCGCCGTGATGTCGCCGAGCGCGCCGGCCACGCCCTCCACCGCCGCGCTCCAGAACGTGTGGGCGTCCACCCGATCCGCCCCATCCGTCTCCCCGTCTTCCGCGTAGATCACGAAGAGATCGAGGTCGGAGCCCGTGGTCAGCTCTCGACCTCCGAGCTTGCCCAGGCCGACGACGGCGGCGGGCACGAAGCGGCCGTCGGCCGTGCGTGGCACGCCGTGGCGCTCCACGAGACCGCCCACGGCGAGAAGCCAGCCGGCGGCCAGCGTTGCCTCGGCGAGGGCGGTCATCTCCCGGGAGTACGCCTCGATACGAGTCACCCCGAGGAGATAGCGCCAGACCACCGCCAGCTCCTCCGCCTGCTTGATCCGGCGCAGGCGATCCCGGCGCTCGGCCGGCGACAGCGCAGGGGCGAACACGGAGGCGAAGGCCTCGCGGAACTCGCCGGCGGACTTGGCGCGCTCCATCGCCCGCGGGTTGGTCAGGGTCGTCAGCAGCTCGGGTTGGGTGATCAGCAGCTGCGTGAGGAGGTCACCCCCCGCACACAGCCGTACCAGGCCGCCCAGCACCTCGCCCTCCGCGGCGATCAGCTCGATCAGCCCGGCTCGGGGACCGATCGCCGCCAGGAACCGCTCGAACTGGTTGAGGGCCTCGTCGGGATCGGGGCACTTCCACAGCGCGTCCAGCAGCGCTGGGAGCAGCCGCTCGAGCGCCCGCCGGAAGGCGCCGGCATAGGGCACGAGGGGGCGGCCCTCGACGATCAGGCGCAGGTTGTGGCGCGCCCGCTCGGGATCGGTGAAGCCGGTCGCCCCCAGCGCGAGCAGGCTCGGCAGCTTCACCCGCCGGGCTGCGGGCTGGTGGGGCTCGCTGAAGAAGTCGCGGAAGGCCCGGTGCACCGCGGCGGTGACCTCGCGATGGCGCCGGCTGAACGCGCTGGCCGCCCGCCGCGGAGGGCCCCCGAAGCCCAGCCGGCGGGCCAGGCGCCCCAGGGCCAGGCGGTCCGTGGGCAGGGTGTGGGTCTGCACCTCGTGGACGATCTGCAGGCGGTGCTCGACCGTACGCAGGTGAACGTAGGCCTCGGACAGCGCTCGGGCCAGGGCCGGGGGCAGATAGCCGCGCTCGGCGAGGCGGAAGAGGGCCTTGAGCGTGTGGCGCTCGCGCAGCCAGGAATCGTCGCCGCCGTACAGGAGCTGCAGAGCCTGGACGAGGAACTCGATCTCCCGGATGCCGCCACGGCCGAGCTTCACGTTGTCCCGCCCGCCGTCGCCCGCCCGCTGCGCGAGGGCGCGGTCGATCTGCCGCTTCATGTCCCGGATGGCCTGGACGATCCGCGCGTCTTGCCCGGGCCGATAGACGACCTCCCGAGCCAGCTCCATGAAGCGCGCCCCCACGTGCTCGTCGCCGGCACAGGCGCGGGCCTTGAGCAGCGCCTGCCGCTCCCACAGCTCGGCCCGTTCGGCGTAGTAGGTGCGGTACCCGTCCAGGGACAGCACGACGGGCCCCATGCGGCCCTCGGGACGCAGGCGCAGATCGATCCGGAAGGCGGCGCCCTCCTCGGTGACGGTTTCCAGGAAGGCCACCAGGTCGCGGGCGAGCCGGATGAAGTACTCCCCGTTGGCAAGCCGGCCCGCCGGCCCGCCCTCGGTCTCGCCATCGTCCCCGTAGACCAGGATCAGGTCGATGTCCGAGGAGTAGTTGAGCTCCTGGCCGCCCAGCTTGCCCATCGCGATGACGGCCAGCGCGGTGGGCGCCCCGTCGGCGGCACGGGGCGCGCCCCACTGCGCGCGCAGCGCGGCGTCGGCGTGCCGCCAGGCCTCGCCCAGACAGACGTCGGCCAGGCGCGAGAGCTCCTCTGTCGTCACCGTCAGATCGGCGTCGCCCAGCAGATCGCGACTGGTGATGCGCAGGAGCTGGCGATACTTGAACCGGCGCACCGCGTTCATCCGCGCCTCGGTCGTCGTGAACGGCGCCAGGGCGAGGGCCAGGTCGGCCTCCAGCTCGTCGGCCAGCCACTGGCGCATGGTGTGCGGCTCCAGCAGCCAGGCCAGCATCGTGGGCCGGCGCCTGAGCGCGTCGGCCAGGAACTGACTGGCCCCGAAGAGCCGGCCGAGCAGCGTCGCCGCCCCGGGATGGGCAGTCAGCGTCTGGAAGAGCACGGCGCGGTCGACCCCCGCGGCGAAGCGCTCGAGGTTGTTCAGGGCCATGTCGGGATCGGCGGCCGCGCCGAGCTCGGCGAGCAGGCGGGGCAGGGCGGGCAACAGCAGCTCGCAGTCTCGCGGCGTGGGGGTCAGCGCGGCCAGGTTGGCCGCCGCGGCGCGGGGATCGGCGAAGCCGAGCCGGCGCAGCGCCGCGCCCGTGCCCGAGGCGGAACCTGCCGTGCGAAGCAGCTGGACGGGATCCAGGCTCAGACCGCCGATTCTCCGGTCTCGCCCGCGACCTCCCCGAATGCCCTACACCTCCTCGAGGATGGGGAACACCAGCGCCGACACGTGCGAGGAGATGCGCTTGAGGTTGGTGAGGATGTCCAGATGGATCTCCGAAGTCTCCAGCGACTCGGCCAGGCCCTGGCGGAGCCGCCCCAGATGGGACTCCCGCAGCTCGCGCTCTCGCTGCCGCATGACCGGACGCTGGTCCAGGACCGCCTGGGCCAGGGTCCGGTCACCGGCGGCGACGGCGGCGATGGCGACCTCCAGGTTCTTGGCCACCGTGCCGTGGAACTCCACGATTTCGGCCCAGCCCGCGTCCGAGAAGCGCCGTCCGTGGTAGAGCTTCTTGCGGGCCAGCTCCATCAGGTTCTTGTCGATGATGTCTCCGATGTTCTCGAGGTTGCCGATGATCGAGATGAGGGCGATCTCCTTGCGCGAGAGGTCGGGCCCCATGGCCTCCCGCCCCAGGCGCGTCAGGAAGAGCTTGATCTCCCGCTCCAGGAAGTCGACCTGGTCGTCCCGGCGCTCCACGTCCTCCAGCAACTCCTGGTCGTTGTCTCGGAACACGGCGGTGACATCGCGCAGCATCCCCTGCACCACGTCGGCCATGCGCAAGGCCTCGCGCGTGGCCTGGCCCAGCGCCAGCGAAGGCTGATCGAGAGCGCGCTCGTCCAGGTAGCGGGTCTTGAAGGGATTGTCGGCCTGATGATCGGGGGGTACCACCGCCTCGATGGCCCGGGCGGCCACCGATGCGAAGGGCAGGAACACCAGGCTGATGCCGACATTGAAGAACGTGTGGGCATTGGCGATCTGACGGGCCGGATCGGCGGCGCTGGCCGCCACCAGCGCGGTGAAGGGATCGATGAACGGCACCACCAGGGCGACGCCGCCCAGCTTGAAGGCGATGTGGGCGGCGGCCACCCGCCTGGCTTCGGCCGACGTTCCCACGGCCGCCATCAGCGCCGTGGCACAGGTCCCGATGTTGGCGCCCAGGACGATGGCGATGGCGCCGGGCAGGTGGAGCAGCCCCTCGTGAGTCAGGGCCAGGGTCAAGCCGATCGTCGCCGCCGACGACGTGACCAACGCGCTGAACAGGGCGCCCCCGAGCACGCCGAGCAGGGCGTTGTCGGCCAGGGCCGCCAGCGTCTGCGACGCCAGCGGGTGGGCCTGCAGCGGGTCCACGCCGTCGAGGATGAGCTTGAGGCCCAGGAACATCAGCCCGAACCCGAGGACGGCCTGCCCGATGTCCTTCACCACCCGCCGCTGGGCGATGGCCATGGTGGCGAAGCCCACCCCGACCAGCAGCAGCGAGTACCCCGTGAGCTTCAGCGCGATCAGCTGCACGGTGAAGGTGGTGCCGATGTCGGCGCCCAGGATGATGCCCAGCGTCTGCCGGAACGTCATGAGCCCGGCCGAAACGAAGCCCACCAGCATCAGTGTCGTGGCCGCCGAGGACTGGATGATGGCGGTCACGGCGGCCCCCGACAGCACGGACAGCAGGCGGTTGCGGGCCAGCCCGGTGAGCAGGTGGCGCAGCCGGCCGCCAGCCGCGCGCTGGAGCCCCTCTCCGCTCAGCCGGATGCCGTAGAGCAGCAGGGCCATCCCGCCGAACAGCGCCAGCAGCACGCTCATTTCTGCTCGGAGGGGGGCTTGCCGTCGCGTGAATTCTCCTGCCGCAGCAGCGGACGCGGCGCAAGCCCGTCGAGCAGATGCCGCGTATCGTTCAACGTGATGATGCGCGGCGGCGTCACCACGGTGAGGGAGGCGTTGTCGACCCGGAGCCGCCAGAGCCCGTTGAGAGAGCAGCCCAGCAGGTGACAGGCGTACACGCTGATGACGCCGCCGTGAGAGACGACCAGGACGTCCTCGCCGTCGCGGTGTTCGGCCGCGATGGCCGCCAGCGCCGCCAGCACGCGGCCACGCACGCCCTCCAGCGGCTCGCTGCCCGGCGGCGGACAATCGAGCGGCGCCCGCACCCAGGCCCCGTAGGGATCGCCGGCCCGCGTGCGGATCTCCTCGCTGAAGCAGCCCTCCCACTCGCCCAGTGAGAACTCCCGCAGCTCGGGGACGGTGACGATGCGAGCCCCGGTCCCGGCCAGCGCGATCTCCGCGGTTTCCCGGGCTCGGGCCAGCGGGCTGACGTAAGCCACCGCCGGCCGGTACCCGCCCAGCGCGCGGCCCAGAGCCTGCGCTTGCGTCCGACCTCGAGCGGAGAGCTCCACGTCGATGCTGCCCTGAAAGCGACGCACCTCGTTCCAGACGGACTCGGCGTGGCGGGCCAGCAGCAGCCTCACCGCTCGCCTCCGGCGACACGCCGGGCGGCCCGCAGCCGGGCCAGCGTCTCCTCGCGGCCGAGCAGGGCGAGCACCTCGAAGAGCGGCGGCGAGGCGGTTCGCCCGGTGACGGCCAGGCGGGTGAGCTGGGCGAGGTCCACCAGCTTCAGACCCAGGACGTCGGTCAGCTCGCGATAGGCCGCCTCCAGCGCCGCCGGCGAGAAGGCCGGCACCCGCTCCAGACGCTCGATCACCGCGTCGAGCCGGCGCCCGCCCTCGGGCGTGAGCAGCTTCTGGGCGGCCTTGGCCTCGTACTCCCGGGGCCGCTCGAAGTAGAAGCGCCCCACTTCGACCAGCTCGGGCAGGGTGCGGGCGCGCTCCTTGAGCGTGTCCATGACGCGGGCGAGCCAGCCGGGGTCTCGCGCCCCGTCCAGGCCGGCCGCGGCCAGGAAGGGGGCCGCCCGCTCGGTCAGCCGATCGCCCTCCATGCGCTTGAGGTACTGCTGGTTCAGCCACGTCAGCTTGGTGTGGTCGAAGATCGCCGCCGAGGCCGTCACGTCCTTGATGTCGAAGAGCTCGATGAGCTCGCGCCGGGAGAAGATCTCCTGGTCGCCGTGGGCCCAGCCCAGGCGGGCCAGATAGTTCACCATCGCCTCGGGCAGGAAGCCGGCGTCCCGAAACGCCTGGACCGAGGTCGCACCGTGGCGCTTGCTGAGCCGGCTCCGATCGGGTCCCAGGATCATGGCCACGTGGGCGAACTCCGGCACCGGACAGCCCAGGGCTTCGTAGCACATGATCTGCTTGGGGGTGTTCGACAGGTGATCGTTCCCGCGGATCACGTGGGTGATGGCCATGGTGACGTCGTCCACCACCACCGAGAAGTTGTAGGTGGGTGTGCCGTCGCTCCGCACGAGGATCCAGTCGTCCAGCTGCCGGTGCTCGAACGTGACCGCCCCGTGGATGAGGTCGTTGACGACGGTGGTCCCCTCGTCGGGCATCCGGAGGCGGAGCGCGCCCCCGGTGAGGCCGCGCTCGCGACACCGCCCCGAGTACCGGAAGGTCTCCAGGCGGGCTTCCGCCGCCTTGCGCTCCCGCTCGAGCTGCTCCGGCGGGCAGTCGCAGTAGTAGGCTCGGCCGGCCTTCACCAGACGCTGGGCGTGAGCGCGATAGAGGTCCAGGCGCTCCGTCTGCCGATAGCCCGGCGCCGGGGGGCCCTCGTCCCAGTCGATGCCCAGCCACTGCAGCGCCTCGATGATGGAGGCGATGTTCTCGTCGGTCGAGCGGGAACGGTCGGTGTCCTCGATCCGGAGGATGAAAGTCCCCCCGTGATGGCGGGCGTAGAGCCAGTTGAACAGCGCGGTGTGCGCGCCCCCCACGTGCAGGTGCCCGGTGGGGCTGGGGGCGAAGCGCACGCGGACGACAGACCGGCTCGGCGAGCTCACAACGACGTCATTCTACCGCGTGGACGTCGAGCTCAGTAGGACGCGAACAGCCGGCCCCACGGCGTCGCGGCGAAGCGCCGCAGGCGGGTCCGCCCGACCGTGGGATACCACAGCAGATCGTGGTACACGTTCGAGGCGACCGGCGCCCAGGCCACGAGCGGCGTGTGCA
This region of Candidatus Methylomirabilota bacterium genomic DNA includes:
- a CDS encoding histidine phosphatase family protein, whose product is MRLLLARHAESVWNEVRRFQGSIDVELSARGRTQAQALGRALGGYRPAVAYVSPLARARETAEIALAGTGARIVTVPELREFSLGEWEGCFSEEIRTRAGDPYGAWVRAPLDCPPPGSEPLEGVRGRVLAALAAIAAEHRDGEDVLVVSHGGVISVYACHLLGCSLNGLWRLRVDNASLTVVTPPRIITLNDTRHLLDGLAPRPLLRQENSRDGKPPSEQK
- the gltX gene encoding glutamate--tRNA ligase, giving the protein MSSPSRSVVRVRFAPSPTGHLHVGGAHTALFNWLYARHHGGTFILRIEDTDRSRSTDENIASIIEALQWLGIDWDEGPPAPGYRQTERLDLYRAHAQRLVKAGRAYYCDCPPEQLERERKAAEARLETFRYSGRCRERGLTGGALRLRMPDEGTTVVNDLIHGAVTFEHRQLDDWILVRSDGTPTYNFSVVVDDVTMAITHVIRGNDHLSNTPKQIMCYEALGCPVPEFAHVAMILGPDRSRLSKRHGATSVQAFRDAGFLPEAMVNYLARLGWAHGDQEIFSRRELIELFDIKDVTASAAIFDHTKLTWLNQQYLKRMEGDRLTERAAPFLAAAGLDGARDPGWLARVMDTLKERARTLPELVEVGRFYFERPREYEAKAAQKLLTPEGGRRLDAVIERLERVPAFSPAALEAAYRELTDVLGLKLVDLAQLTRLAVTGRTASPPLFEVLALLGREETLARLRAARRVAGGER
- a CDS encoding Na/Pi cotransporter family protein; this encodes MSVLLALFGGMALLLYGIRLSGEGLQRAAGGRLRHLLTGLARNRLLSVLSGAAVTAIIQSSAATTLMLVGFVSAGLMTFRQTLGIILGADIGTTFTVQLIALKLTGYSLLLVGVGFATMAIAQRRVVKDIGQAVLGFGLMFLGLKLILDGVDPLQAHPLASQTLAALADNALLGVLGGALFSALVTSSAATIGLTLALTHEGLLHLPGAIAIVLGANIGTCATALMAAVGTSAEARRVAAAHIAFKLGGVALVVPFIDPFTALVAASAADPARQIANAHTFFNVGISLVFLPFASVAARAIEAVVPPDHQADNPFKTRYLDERALDQPSLALGQATREALRMADVVQGMLRDVTAVFRDNDQELLEDVERRDDQVDFLEREIKLFLTRLGREAMGPDLSRKEIALISIIGNLENIGDIIDKNLMELARKKLYHGRRFSDAGWAEIVEFHGTVAKNLEVAIAAVAAGDRTLAQAVLDQRPVMRQRERELRESHLGRLRQGLAESLETSEIHLDILTNLKRISSHVSALVFPILEEV